The Erigeron canadensis isolate Cc75 chromosome 1, C_canadensis_v1, whole genome shotgun sequence genome segment CCAAATTTTTTGGCTTTGTTGTATGTTTAAACATATCTATTGGCGAATGGAGAGTATTAGGAGGGTGGTCACCACTCACCACGATACCACCTTAGCCTTAACTACATTTtccttataatttttttgtttttaatattatgctACAACCTAAAATATTAAGTTTCAACCCaatttaaattaacaaatgTCCAAGccttttatttttagaaatcaAGAATCCGGCACTcgacatcttgtttttttttttttattcaataaaattcatggggcccatcatatattaattatacaaaaaatattaaaatatattatgcgAGAGGTTTTTCAACTAAGTTAGATATGCGACAACCTCACACTcaattttcccatatatatatatatatatatataagggtgagatgttttgagaccacctcttattttaggaccaactaggaccattgatttttgtacaccattattatctactacgatatacaagactttccggcgatgaGCCCACCATACACATgtgttacttacacatgtgtaagttaacttacacatgatttttctgtgggcctgTTGCtgaaaagtcttagtgtttttacaaaaaagtcttgtatatcgtagtagatgatgatggtagtgtgtaagttacgaaaatcaatggtccttttttggacttcttttagttggtctcaaattatcttttccatatatatatatatatatagggaaaagtgaatataaggctgtccggcacctaagtttaggtgtggaacccctcacatactaattttttaatattcgttgaattttaattaaatcacatgacccccatgaattttatggatttaaaaaataatatgtgattgttccacacctaaacttaggtatctaacagccttatattctcatcctccatatatatatatatatatatataggaaaaagttaaattagggacactttattttagggactgttagggactccttctaccttcttctccggccaccaccaccatcatctctgaccaccaccgccaccaccatgatcatctccgaccaccaccatgatcctcaggtgacgacgaccatctccggcgagacttacgcATGTGTAAGAGACTTAcgcatgtgtaagtaacttacacatgttttaagtacaattttttttaagtagatcacccatcatcggccggtcaccccctatgacctatcacattatgacctatcaccctcagtgacctatcaccctcaatgacctatcacctccaccagctttggtttatgaatcaCTTTAAGgacgaagcccgttccgaatcataatttttattcaacttacacatgtgtaagttgtacttacacatgtgtaagtctcgccggagatgtcgccggagatgattATGGCCAGAGATGAAAGATAGTTGTGACATAAATGAGAGATAGtttctttataataatgaaagAGATACATGCGCAATGCGCCGACGAGTGATTAATATAGATATGGAATTATGGGGAAAGACCTTTTTCGCATTgtttgaattttgttttgattggGGAAGGAGGGAGGGAGGAGGAAAgagtgtacaaaaaaaaaggtaggTGTTAGGAAAAGggtaatataagtatatattttatggtATGAGTTATAAGAATAGTTACAaggtatttttatattttataagacaaaaagtttaaagagaaaaaataatGGATTTGCTTTATATGGTATATTGAAATAACTGTTACAAACCATTGTTAATTTTGTGAATTCGGCCAAGTTTTCttgtgtatttatttatttaaatatgggCAATgataaaactataataatttttgCCTTATCTTTGTTATAAACACTTTTACAACTATAATAACAAGCTTATCCTTTTTGTGtggcaatttttttttttggatttatcattatctttaaatatttatctttactCTTTTATTAAGTAAATGAACTCTTCTATCTAAAATACCATTTGTTATTACCATTACATCTATCTTTTTAAGTaaagtttcaaaaatattcttaatgaaataatatataaaatctatcccttaactttaaaaatatctatattacctcttttatttttacattaataacctacactactcgtCGCCGCCACCTTAATCGTTTCCACCATCGTTAACGCTTTGTAAGGGTTTTCCTCAGGTAGACAATAGTAATACACAATAATAGAAAATGATAATTGATAGTGAtggatatatatcatatataatatgaaaatgatattagtatcatttttttttatatatgttataggTTTGTACAGTCAGttataaaacttgtacattttgGTATATCTATAAAAATATAGTGGTGCGAATATTATCTCTCATATATGAAAAGGTCTTGCTCAAATAAAACAATCAATTGCTATTAAGTAAAAATTGTTGTGCATCATGAAAAATCTTCATAAATCAGTTTATCTATTGGTGCCCTATAAAATTCTATACATCAGTTTTATCATAATCCAATAATTAAGATTttcacatatttattttttactataatacttattttacaataactaTCCCACCAAAAAAACTAGAAAGAATTGAAATCGTATACAAATATGACTCATTCGTAAGGTCTTTGACTTTGTGAAAATTCATCATGGTTCGAATATCATTTTTTACATTTGTAGTAGTAGATTATAAAAGGTGTTTTTCGAGAGTGTTTGGTTTTATTTCAGGCATGTATGGTTTGAGCTCTGCATACTACTCAATTAAATGTCATTGTGGTGAGCGACTGGTTGCTAAAGAAAAATATGTGAGTTTTGGTTTTGCATGTGATAGATCGAGTATACTATATATATGGGCGATATATATcactttaaaaaatcataaaaatggaACAAGTGGAATTCAGGAATCCTACGATCACATTAATAAAGTGATTAGTCGTACACGAGTTTCCTCATACCTCCTCCCATCATTCCCATTCCTCGACACCAGCCACAaattaacacacacacacacacactcaacaCACAGTAGtgtgtttaatatatatatatacacatatttttcAAGCTTCTTGGTCAATAATGGAAGGAATCGATCCAACCCGATGTTTCCTTAAAGATGTTAGACGTATTGTTATAAAGGTAAATATTATTGGTTCTTGATCACATTTTCACTTAtgtcacacacacaaacatatatatagtactagtatatataatattctacgttttatttgttacttttttttacaCTCTGAATAACGTTATACGTGATATTGTGATAAATCTTCAATGTTGCAttaaaattttgtgtttttctCATGAAAGACTTTGTGGTTTTTGGAATTTTAAGGTTCTGTTTagtgtttgtgttttttaaggTCTAATCATATGTGATAcgagtatgtttttttttttgtcattagtTAGTTCATTTGGATGTATGAGGTCTAATGGCGGAGGCAGTATTCTTATACTGGGTCGCCGAACAGTTTTAATGATACTCAATAAGAGTCAAATTAAACTACGAAATTCAATTACAACTGTATGGGGTTGAAAGTTATGCCAATTACCTTAAAACTGAATAAATACTTAGAAATAGTACTAGAAATATAGAGTTTAATAGAAATTATGGGGTTGTCATGACCACCACATAGCTCCTCCATTGATGAGGTCTATTCATGCTTGTTCTAGAATTTTCACCtataaatagtaatatatacaaatacaaataggAATAGTACTAGTAATATTACtattaatgatataaaataatGTTATTTTGAGAGTTTAGTCACTTAATTagtaaaaatgatataaatttaatcTAATTTGGTAAAAATCATGTGACATAGATAATGATGTTCTAAAATGGCTGGGTCATGATAGAAATGTTtggacattatatatattaccaaCTAAAGACTTTTatatacacaaataaaaaaagcaatttcttttttctatataatcCTTGAGATACATATACTAACTGCATGTATTTTTGTCATATTATGATGATTTTACTTATTACTATTGATTTTAAATGGAGTAAATATGTTGTTTATGCTTAAACTATGTAACATACATCTAGAGAACATGTTCATATGATTTGGGATTAATAGTTTAGATGATTTTGATACGACTATTTTTCGGACTTTGAAGGTTGGGACGGCTGTTGTTACTCGAGATGATGGAAGGCTTGCACTGGGAAGATTAGGAGCACTTTGTGAGCAGGTGAGTTTTTGATTTCACTAGGACAAGTTAGAGTTTTGTGATACATATTTGAAAGGCCTTGAATGTGCATATAGTGATGGTTATGTATTGTTTACAGATTCAAGCACTAAATTCTCAAGGATTTGAGGTTATCTTGGTGTCGTCTGGTGCTGTTGGAGTTGGTCGCCAACGACTTAGATACAGAAAGCTAATTAACAGCAGGTACTTAGTCACAAATAAGTGTGGAGTTCTGATTATTTTTTGTAACTCGAAATACCATAACTGAAAAATATAGTTTTACGTGTCTGTAGACGCATTTCAACAAGTTATGTCAAATGATTAAGAAATTAATGGAAAATTTTCACCTTAATTTGATGATTTTCTGGATGGATTTTCATTTATGTCTTTAAGAATTTGAACACAGGACATGAGAGGTCACATGCATTGACAAGGTTAAGTATAATGGATGTGGGGGATGTGGCCCTGCTCCCTTTGTAAGTTTGTCATACTTTTCCTTTCTAAAAAAATAACCCCTTACATTTTAACCTGTTCTATTTTTAAACCAATCTTGAGATTTTAATGAAAATCTAGGTCTAACCCACACTAATACATGGGATGGTGGCCCATTGGAAGGTCTTTAGCCTTGGGGTTTCCCACCAGGTTCATGTcacacttctcacatttgtgggggtaaacttatttttattttttttgggggggggggggggggggggggggtccaGAAGTCAGGTCCCAAGGGTCTTCTAAAAGAAGTAAGTTACAGCATTTAGCCATTTCTGTGCAAAAGCTTCATGAAAGATATCAACGCcaaacttaatagttaatagcTAATCAGAACTGATAATGAACTATGGAAATTGATTTTCTAGTCTTCATAAGAATGTTTGGATCATTAAACTTTCTAACTAATACTAATGTCTTATCATATCCACGTTCATTGGGCTAGTCATTGCTTAACTATCACGACTGACTGACTACCTTGGCAACTGACCTGTGGATCTAGGTTGTAAATATGAACATGAAAGAACCAAAAAGTCAACAGCAGGTTAACAAAGGGGAGATGGTAGCAATATGCGTGGCTTCAAATTGTGCTTTAAGTTTTTATGTTTGGATTGTGCATATCATGCCATGCTATTTGATATATACTGTATTCGTATTCTGCATCTGTCATAAAACATCCTGCTTTGTTTTTACTTAGGTgttcagattcatttgcttaCCCGAGTTTCCTTGTTTTGTTGTGCTTAAGTTACTAAGTCTGATTTCAAAAGTAAATATCGAATGATATGTTATATTGTGATTGATAAAAGTTCTTCTTTTGAAGTTTTGCGGATCTCCAGAAACCGCAAGCTGAACTTGATGGCAAGGCATGCGCAGCTGTTGGACAAAATGGTCTTATGGCACTTTATGATACATTGTTTAGCCAGGTGAATTCATAAGCCATTGGCCTTTTTGTCAATTTCCTTCTCCTATGCTCAATAATGCTTATTATAATGACTCGTTTGCAGCTGGATGTAACATCAGCTCAGCTTCTCGTCACTGATAATGACTTCAGGAGTCCAGAATTTAGGAAACAACTTACTGAAACAGTTGATTCGTTGCTAGATTTGAAAGTCATTCCGATATTTAATGAGAATGATTCCATTAGCACCCGCAGAGCTCCATATGAGGTATACTTTTACTATTTTCCAGCTTTGCATTCTTACTGATGTTACAAGCTTTAATTTTATATCATGCTGAATGCAATTTTTTATAGGATTCTTCTGGAATATTCTGGGATAATGACAGTTTAGCAGCCCTACTGGCTTTGGAGTTAAAAGCCGACCTTCTTGTTCTGTTAAGTGATGTAGACGGTCTCTATAGTGGCCCTCCCAGTGATCCTCAGTCGAAACTAATCTATACATACATCAAGGAAAAACTGGAAAATACAATTACATTTGGTGACAAGTCTAGGCTTGGAAGAGGTGGTATGACTGCTAAAGTAAAAGCTGCTGTTTATGCTTCTGATGCTGGAATCCCGGTTGTTATCACCAGGTATTAAAACATTCATCTTCGAGTTTTACAGTCTACCTTATATACAAGAATGAACGTCTGATGACTTTTGTTATATTTAAAGTGGCTTTGCTGGCGACAATATCGTACGAGTTCTTAGAGGACAGCGTATTGGTACGTTATTCCATAGAGAGGCTCATACATGGGTTCCAAGTCAAGAGCTAAATGCTCGTGAAATGGCAGTTGCAGCAAGAGAAAGTTCCAGGCTTCTTCAGGTAATTAGATTGTTTCCCTTATTGTAAAGTTGTCTATGCATTTAACAGCAGTAATAAGCAACGTGTCTCTGATAGGATGAATAGGTCTAATCTTGAGTACGACAAGTGATagttggcaaaatgggtgggttgggcaggttgggtaacaAGACAAAAACAGGCCAGCTCAAAATGGGTACAAGTTTTGTGGCTGGATGAATGGGTTGGGTTGACATGAACACTGTTGCTTAAAATTCTCAAATGTTTATAGATAGATGTGCTAAATATGGTTAcccatattaaatattaatatttcagTTATagtctatttttttattaaatcgatTTGGATATTTCATGCATTAAGAATACAATTTTTATGATCATTGACCCTATAGAAAAATCGACCCCTTcatataagtaaatgggtcacaGCTGTCACCTACATTACTTCCATCAATTAGGTCACGCTTTCTAGAACTACTATGTGTTTAATACGTCAATCTTAGTTTTTATGGTGCCATGACATGTGACGGTGATAGCAAAACCAGCTTGATTTAGAAAATCATAAATGTTATTACACTTTTATGTAGGCCATGCCTGCAGAAGAGAGGAGTAAAATTTTGCTAGCTATAGCTGATGCACTGGAGGCAAATGAGAAAAGTATTGCTCATGAAAATGATGCTGATGTAGCTGCTGCACAAGAAGAAGGATATGAATCATCATTAATCTCTCGGTTGGCTCTCAAACCCGGAAAGGCAAGTCACCTTTTAAATCTGGTCTTTATTGATTTAGAACACTATTCTGTGGTTATATATCGACTTCTTTGGTGATATCGTTTTCGTCATATTTTGCAGGTCTCAAGTCTTGCAAAAGCAATACGTATACTGGCAAAGATGGAAGAGCCAATCGGCCAAGTACTAAAGAGAACAGAGGTAATAAATGATCAATTTGTCTTATTGGAGTTCTTATTAAAATACGCATGCcttaaaatcatatttttacCTAATGAATATCATTTGCATACAGCTTTCAGACGGATTCATCTTAGAGAAGATGTCGTCTCCCTTGGGTGTCCTTCTTGTTATCTTTGAGTCTCGGCCTGAGGCACTAGTTCAGGTATGGTGAAACTGTATTTTAGAACATTTAGTTATTATATACTGTTTCTAATAATGGTTCCGTTACCGCTTCAtgcattattaatttttgaaatgGCAATGCTTTCTTTTTTATCTTCATTTGTTTTTGAAGAAATAAAAACCAAGATAAATTATGGTAAGTGGtagacatttttgtttttggatgaCCAAGATCGGGTTACCGACTTTGTAGGTACTAACTAaaaaatgtaactataattTCTACGTTTGTTGaattttcatccttttttttgGAAACAGATAGCATCGTTAGCCATCAGAACTGGGAATGGGCTCTTACTAAAAGGGGGAAAGGAAGCAAAACGTTCTAATGCAATCTTGCACAAGGTCAACTTTGTTGACTAAATTGAATTATACAAATGCATTTCTCCTACTGTTTTCATTTATTGATGTTAtacattttttgaaatttcagaTTATTACTTCATGCATTCCAGCAACAGTTGGTAAAGGGTTAATTGGGCTCGTGACTTCTAGAGAAGAGATTCCTGAATTACTCAAGGTAATTTTATTTGTTAGGATGGATGtgtatttctttttgttttctacGACAATATCAGTAACACACAATTATAATTCTCTGTTACAGCTTGATGATGTTATCGATCTTGTGATTCCAAGAGGAAGCAATGAACTAGTTTATCAAATAAAGTCTGCAACGCAAATTCCTGTTCTTGGACATGCCGGTAAAACTGTCTTGGATGATTATTTGTGCTctttgtaaattaaaaaagaaaaacaatttgaCAGTGAAAAGATGATATAGTAATTCCATTTTCCTAACTTCTCAGATGGGATTTGCCATGTCTATGTTGACAAATCTGCTGACATGGAAAAAGCAAAAAACATAGTTTTGGATGCAAAAACAGATTACCCGGCTGCTTGTAATGCTATGGTATATATCTTTCTTAAAACATCTGTAATGTTCTTAGTAATATATTTGTAACACCTAAAGTCTCTGTCATTTAtgaacaacaaaaagaaaaccaGAGTATCGTTGAAAGGGAGGTGATTTGCAGACCACCAAGTTTGAGTTGTACGTCACCAAACATGCATTTTGATGTTTTAGTAttttcatgtaatattttactttaatgGTGTGCAT includes the following:
- the LOC122601104 gene encoding delta-1-pyrroline-5-carboxylate synthase isoform X2, translating into MDVGDVALLPFFADLQKPQAELDGKACAAVGQNGLMALYDTLFSQLDVTSAQLLVTDNDFRSPEFRKQLTETVDSLLDLKVIPIFNENDSISTRRAPYEDSSGIFWDNDSLAALLALELKADLLVLLSDVDGLYSGPPSDPQSKLIYTYIKEKLENTITFGDKSRLGRGGMTAKVKAAVYASDAGIPVVITSGFAGDNIVRVLRGQRIGTLFHREAHTWVPSQELNAREMAVAARESSRLLQAMPAEERSKILLAIADALEANEKSIAHENDADVAAAQEEGYESSLISRLALKPGKVSSLAKAIRILAKMEEPIGQVLKRTELSDGFILEKMSSPLGVLLVIFESRPEALVQIASLAIRTGNGLLLKGGKEAKRSNAILHKIITSCIPATVGKGLIGLVTSREEIPELLKLDDVIDLVIPRGSNELVYQIKSATQIPVLGHADGICHVYVDKSADMEKAKNIVLDAKTDYPAACNAMETLLVHVELMENGGVNELLIELQTKGVSINGGPRACTLLNLPPAPSFHHEYSSLTCTIEIVDDVQAAIDHIHKHGSAHTDCIVTEDPEAANIFLRQVDSAAVFHNASTRFSDGFRFGLGAEVGISTSRIHARGPVGVEGLLTTRWIARGNGHVVDNDKGVVYTHKDLTLQA
- the LOC122601104 gene encoding delta-1-pyrroline-5-carboxylate synthase isoform X1, which translates into the protein MEGIDPTRCFLKDVRRIVIKVGTAVVTRDDGRLALGRLGALCEQIQALNSQGFEVILVSSGAVGVGRQRLRYRKLINSSFADLQKPQAELDGKACAAVGQNGLMALYDTLFSQLDVTSAQLLVTDNDFRSPEFRKQLTETVDSLLDLKVIPIFNENDSISTRRAPYEDSSGIFWDNDSLAALLALELKADLLVLLSDVDGLYSGPPSDPQSKLIYTYIKEKLENTITFGDKSRLGRGGMTAKVKAAVYASDAGIPVVITSGFAGDNIVRVLRGQRIGTLFHREAHTWVPSQELNAREMAVAARESSRLLQAMPAEERSKILLAIADALEANEKSIAHENDADVAAAQEEGYESSLISRLALKPGKVSSLAKAIRILAKMEEPIGQVLKRTELSDGFILEKMSSPLGVLLVIFESRPEALVQIASLAIRTGNGLLLKGGKEAKRSNAILHKIITSCIPATVGKGLIGLVTSREEIPELLKLDDVIDLVIPRGSNELVYQIKSATQIPVLGHADGICHVYVDKSADMEKAKNIVLDAKTDYPAACNAMETLLVHVELMENGGVNELLIELQTKGVSINGGPRACTLLNLPPAPSFHHEYSSLTCTIEIVDDVQAAIDHIHKHGSAHTDCIVTEDPEAANIFLRQVDSAAVFHNASTRFSDGFRFGLGAEVGISTSRIHARGPVGVEGLLTTRWIARGNGHVVDNDKGVVYTHKDLTLQA